A DNA window from bacterium contains the following coding sequences:
- a CDS encoding sodium:proton antiporter, translated as MQKRLWYLAALVLCFAPSLLAGEAEAAAGGINLGEVLPVWSIIPFLGILLSIALFPLFAPHFWHHHYGKVSAFWSLVVALPFVLAYGHPALHEILHIVLIDYIPFLILLLALFTVAGGILVEGTLRGNPLLNALLLLIGTVIASWIGTTGASMLMIRPVIRANSHRRSKMHVIVFFIFLVSNIGGALTPLGDPPLFLGFLHGVPFFWTFKLLPETLFVVAMVLVLFFLMDSYLYHREKQAGTLKEPAGEKVPLRIRGAHNLIFLAGIIGAVLMSGTYHAGEVKMLGIHLGLANLFRDLVLLILVALSWATTAREVRKKNEFTWGPIIEVALLFAGIFITIIPALAMLRAGTHGHLAFIINAVKEPWHYFWITGVLSSFLDNAPTYLTFLNTALGNFYAGLPESQAIPALIAEKGIFLKAISTGAVYMGANTYIGNAPNFMVRSIAEEQGVKMPNFFGYMGYSLLILIPTFILTTFIFF; from the coding sequence ATGCAAAAAAGACTGTGGTATTTGGCGGCGCTGGTACTCTGTTTTGCCCCTTCGCTGCTGGCGGGGGAGGCCGAAGCCGCTGCGGGCGGCATAAACCTGGGCGAGGTGCTTCCGGTCTGGAGCATCATCCCCTTTCTTGGCATCCTGCTCTCGATCGCCCTTTTCCCGCTCTTTGCCCCCCATTTCTGGCACCATCATTACGGCAAGGTCTCCGCGTTCTGGTCGCTGGTCGTGGCCCTGCCCTTCGTCCTTGCTTACGGCCATCCCGCGCTCCATGAGATCCTGCACATTGTGCTGATCGATTACATTCCCTTTCTCATCCTGCTGCTCGCCCTTTTCACCGTCGCTGGCGGCATTCTGGTGGAGGGGACTCTCCGCGGCAATCCGCTGCTGAACGCCCTGCTGCTGCTGATCGGCACGGTGATCGCTTCGTGGATAGGCACCACCGGGGCTTCGATGCTGATGATCCGTCCGGTCATCCGCGCCAATTCCCATCGCCGCAGCAAGATGCACGTCATCGTTTTTTTTATTTTTCTGGTCAGCAACATCGGCGGGGCACTGACTCCGCTGGGTGATCCGCCCCTCTTCCTGGGTTTTCTTCATGGTGTCCCCTTTTTCTGGACCTTTAAGCTCCTCCCCGAAACGCTCTTCGTCGTCGCAATGGTCCTGGTGCTCTTTTTCCTGATGGACTCTTATCTCTACCACCGCGAAAAACAGGCGGGCACGCTGAAAGAACCGGCAGGAGAAAAGGTGCCGCTGCGCATCCGTGGGGCGCACAACCTCATTTTTCTGGCTGGTATCATCGGCGCCGTGCTGATGAGCGGCACCTATCATGCAGGAGAGGTCAAGATGCTCGGCATTCATCTTGGCTTGGCCAACCTGTTCCGGGATCTCGTGCTGCTGATTCTGGTTGCCCTTTCGTGGGCGACCACGGCCCGCGAGGTGCGCAAGAAGAACGAATTCACCTGGGGGCCGATCATCGAGGTAGCGCTGCTCTTCGCGGGGATTTTCATCACCATCATCCCCGCACTGGCGATGCTACGCGCTGGCACCCATGGCCATCTGGCCTTCATCATCAACGCCGTCAAGGAGCCCTGGCACTATTTCTGGATTACCGGCGTCCTGTCGAGCTTTCTCGACAATGCCCCGACCTACCTGACCTTCCTTAATACCGCGCTCGGCAATTTCTACGCCGGTTTGCCGGAATCCCAGGCCATTCCCGCCCTGATCGCTGAAAAGGGAATCTTTCTCAAGGCGATCTCCACCGGCGCCGTCTATATGGGCGCCAACACCTACATCGGCAATGCCCCCAACTTTATGGTACGCTCCATTGCCGAGGAGCAGGGCGTCAAGATGCCAAACTTTTTCGGTTACATGGGCTACTCCCTCCTGATCCTCATCCCGACCTTCATTCTCACGACCTTCATCTTTTTCTGA
- a CDS encoding NapC/NirT family cytochrome c, with the protein MKLRLPDSYYNPVSYTGTVIALIALFMFVFLYVLASLSSVDRAYVGIVLFIVIPAFIILGLLLIPLGMWQFIRRRRRQGKTLEKGFPVLDLNQPEQRTATIIFALGTTIFLFLSALGSYEAYHFTESVPFCGQLCHKVMEPEHTAYQNSPHARVTCVECHVGAGANWYVKSKLSGLYQVYATLANVYPRPIPVPVANLRPARETCESCHWPQKIYGKQLRREIYFLPDENNTRWEINLLLNTGSGNAALGQSSGIHWHINPDIRIDYFAADAKRLEIPRVVMTNRKNGEKIVYDSPSAGSETAALPVREMDCIDCHNRPSHGYHDPNRFINSAMAAGEIDPALPGIKRAAVEACMTTYGTPDSAQAGIAAHLRTFGATLAGAQSPETGALIERALAGTQKAYSRNLFPGMKVSWNDYPDHIGHLNSPGCFRCHDGEHVSAQGRVISKECNLCHDIQAQGKAGAMVYSNAGSSLEFVHPEDIGDGWKEAPCSECHAQPPI; encoded by the coding sequence ATGAAACTGCGTTTGCCTGACTCCTACTACAATCCGGTCTCCTACACGGGCACGGTGATCGCTCTGATCGCCCTCTTCATGTTCGTCTTTCTCTATGTCCTGGCCTCGCTCTCGAGCGTCGACCGGGCTTATGTGGGCATTGTCCTCTTCATCGTCATCCCCGCCTTCATCATCCTCGGACTGCTGCTCATTCCGCTGGGGATGTGGCAGTTCATCCGCCGACGGCGGCGTCAGGGCAAGACCCTGGAGAAAGGCTTCCCGGTGCTCGATCTCAACCAGCCCGAGCAGCGGACCGCCACAATCATATTCGCCCTCGGCACCACGATCTTTCTCTTCCTCTCCGCCCTCGGCAGCTATGAAGCCTATCATTTCACCGAATCGGTTCCCTTTTGCGGCCAGCTTTGCCACAAGGTGATGGAGCCGGAGCACACCGCCTACCAGAACTCGCCGCATGCTCGTGTGACCTGCGTCGAATGCCACGTCGGCGCGGGCGCAAACTGGTATGTCAAATCCAAGTTGAGCGGCTTGTATCAGGTTTATGCCACCCTGGCGAATGTCTACCCCCGGCCCATTCCCGTGCCGGTGGCCAACCTCCGCCCGGCGCGCGAAACCTGTGAGTCCTGCCACTGGCCGCAAAAGATTTACGGCAAACAGCTGCGCCGCGAGATCTATTTTCTTCCAGATGAGAACAACACCCGCTGGGAAATCAATCTGCTCCTCAATACGGGCAGCGGCAATGCCGCCCTGGGGCAAAGTTCCGGGATCCACTGGCATATCAATCCCGACATCCGTATCGATTATTTCGCGGCGGATGCAAAACGGCTCGAGATCCCCCGCGTTGTCATGACCAACCGCAAGAACGGCGAGAAAATAGTCTATGATAGCCCGTCGGCCGGTTCTGAAACGGCGGCCCTGCCAGTCCGGGAGATGGATTGCATCGATTGCCATAACCGGCCGAGCCACGGCTACCACGATCCCAACCGCTTCATCAACAGCGCGATGGCAGCCGGCGAGATCGATCCCGCCCTGCCCGGCATCAAGCGGGCAGCGGTGGAGGCTTGCATGACCACCTACGGGACCCCGGACTCCGCCCAGGCCGGGATCGCCGCCCACCTGCGTACCTTCGGCGCCACCCTGGCCGGCGCGCAGAGCCCGGAGACGGGAGCGTTGATCGAACGCGCACTCGCCGGAACCCAGAAGGCCTACAGCCGCAACCTCTTCCCGGGGATGAAGGTCTCCTGGAACGACTATCCCGACCACATCGGCCATCTCAATTCCCCCGGTTGCTTTCGCTGCCACGATGGTGAGCACGTCAGCGCCCAGGGACGGGTGATTTCCAAGGAGTGTAATCTCTGTCACGACATCCAGGCGCAGGGCAAGGCCGGAGCGATGGTCTATTCGAATGCCGGCAGTTCGCTCGAGTTCGTCCATCCCGAGGATATTGGCGACGGCTGGAAAGAGGCCCCGTGTTCGGAGTGTCACGCCCAGCCGCCGATTTGA
- a CDS encoding FlgD immunoglobulin-like domain containing protein, whose amino-acid sequence MRIALSFSKAATLVVLLTLALAFTAFGQDPVTAYFEGSGTLSSTSWSAGDSLVYNGNLHSTKKLTGAKQIAVYTGKANANQVDIRWAPSGDGCETAYTGYGGVVFMQTANFMGNGYFANYYSGQIKLFKITAGVTASSGTTANVSSPPTMAAGSLFTVRVNTATGKFEYFLDGNPLGSITNTDYSLASTCYGGALLYSGAAVDNDIEEMTFSTYTPPTTTDTTAPAAATISATAASSSSITVTWTAQSDDGGPTGTGAATSYDLRYSTSTITSANFSAATKATTGTPKAPGSSESVTVSGLSASTKYYFALVIKDEVPNTSPLSNVASATTLAGGGGGGTPSTGWNSPIVDDFNRTSLGSDWSAPKFATENNELTISSANGYGLAAFARSGANKSAGADSIKLSMTMGASAIYYQTSGYIPVGFALMLDSPASTANGYWLRRSANKLSLYQITGGGTTFSSLVSETNVTKTAPAAGQKVTAIVKVSGTSLTVSHYIDDVFDATLNLTLPSAPGDTWYVGVVMYEDGVSNFNIDNYSVYLPNLGSASASRIAYISGSNQSAPINQYVADSLKVKVTDDAGNPVSNVVVDFQVTQGKGTVETGTFDGKIWKEVESGSLGISIAKDTTSATASGGHYIKTSFTSGYRYKEAVSIPVYVPEERSYYFYLRYRTTSTSRNNVIVRYGTAKTDTLYCEVTDVSGAWAWYKFPSSFKLTKGLQNIRLVIYEPGWDWDKIALIASGVTGPSGSTMGETGPNLSNVSNSAGYAAARLKFGTDADTNVVVSALGYKADGTTLLTGAPVTFTLDPTPGPAVAMIKDPELTDPILGTRDETAGATLIADIIDSYGNGVPGTTVNWSLLSGVGGSLSSATSTSDEKGQAKVTMTLGLVDTLFKVQAAATGGGGTALTNSPLTFTIKTGKPPASMTKISGDQQTGMVGVMLPTQLKVKVLGTSGGNYPNYPVTFTVKSGDGKVSSVAAPAPVSSLKVLTDTNGEAAVYLTLGDKPGTTTVEAKLQGLAAIPVQIFTATGTIGPPSILAIASGNNQNGSIGLPLADSLVVKVTDYKNNGIAGHQVSFSIIDGTGAYLETAGTRTLTRYTNGSGRAAVSLIMGSAVGEVHTVRATATGLNPEYVTFSETATNPVASRIEYFSGNAQDTTVTARLSKPFVVKVYGPFDAVIAGHTVRFKVVKGGGNFDGLSEKAVVTDVSGMAAATLTLGKTAGDSANVIEVSSYRADQPAMHLINSPLRLWASGRAGTAAKLVKLATTDNQSGPNGQELTQPIKAQVTDVYGNAIFNHSVTFQVVGSGGTFVDIDGESTVKTISTGTDGYASARWKMPTGYLGSVQVRVDALRNDGAALTDSPAFFNATSVTGDAYQMVKWSTPDTLKGIVGNAITQNVKVRITDKNGQSKTGYMVTFTVTQGAGKVNGASYVTVPTSADSGIAQITWTLGTTSGTANNVLEVRSGVVLNPLLVFKATALPDVAYQLVPDAATANQIGKVGQPLAKAVRVQVKDKYGNGVPNTPVLFHVSGVDSLRGSINGLAETTVNTDLDGYASVYWTLGKRPGSKNNAMEVSARYNSTNLVNSPYLFYASAIVGDPKLLLMASDTTLFLGITENKLGELLKARVTDEFKNPIANHSVTFTVTSNVTAGGGTLDGTVNTTATKTTDSNGLVSVQFYLGKIAGNKNNRIEATAEYNGAKLTGSPLLFLISGTPSNADNLVLSAGNAQSGTVGKFLGSELAVMARDKYNNPVKGHPIEFRIIVGASDYAALGTDTVLTKVINTDADGIARVKWRLGRTAGLDRNVVEATSTNGTAALKNSPIRFTAVAMPDITDGKRSKILAVDAAVPADGTTKASIKVSLRDKYDNAVTGKYVTLLPNDATTYITQPLTTSDVNGDAVGFATSTRAGRKWIKARDVNNNISIADSVMITFNPLGAYEIARATSNDGDAQTRNVATALPLPLRVVVRDRNGNTIANHPVTFMPTQGGGTMIDPQVIYTDSTGVAQARYKLGKSAGVNFVEARAIKNDGSGAVLSNSPVRFTEIAVANPPAKLTILGGDNQTAQPGKALPQLFKVQLNDINDWPVADVQVKFTVLVNNGAITSTNPATTDMYGQATAQAVAGSGKGNTLYSASLPSYAAISAVTFTATTTSGPASKIVYLLGGDQTGTVGRTLYTPLVVRVEDEYGNAVPDWPVMFNVVDDGTVSGKGTLDGGVTGLTATSNAQGTAIANYTLGTRAGLNKVRASAVNLNPAFIEFLLNGEADYAYTMEKIENPNLRGQVGKVMPDPIQVLIKDRYGNPARGGTVQFVVVPGSGSIEGPSVVTSGADGIASARWKLGKQGPNEALATASLPSGSPTVRFTAQGDNQNYPVFAALGSYTINEGEHLRFSVNATDADGDQIYYSAANLPDGATFEPDGSTIYWFDWTPTFDQGGKTYVPVFTVQDNQGGKAIDSVRITVTNENRAPRLVASEPATESITVKWPNSVTFSVQVEDPDNDALYYTWKVGSQAVSSSSSFTLNSQYYPQGFYLVTVEISDAAHTLTKYWSVNLQVSVEMKSFTCTSVEYEGVSLEWQTAAESDNLGFNVLRCRTEKGTYEKINSALIPPATDGKYTWIDQSAQAGERWYYKLEDISRSGVTTQHGPVVAEMPVPSKFELAQNYPNPFNPVTTIRYQLPAEGRVLLQIYNTNGQLIRTLVDGEVPAGYHQIVWNGRNDAGAPVVTGLYYYRIVANGMSVTKKMALLK is encoded by the coding sequence GTACGGGTCAATACCGCCACCGGAAAATTCGAGTATTTTCTCGACGGCAATCCCCTCGGCTCGATTACCAACACCGATTATAGCCTCGCTTCCACCTGTTACGGCGGCGCCCTGCTCTACAGCGGTGCAGCGGTGGACAATGACATCGAAGAGATGACCTTCAGCACCTATACGCCGCCGACGACGACCGACACCACCGCCCCTGCCGCTGCGACGATCTCGGCAACGGCGGCCAGCTCCAGCTCGATCACGGTAACCTGGACCGCCCAGTCCGATGATGGCGGCCCGACCGGCACCGGCGCGGCGACCTCCTACGATCTGCGTTATAGCACCTCCACGATCACCAGCGCCAATTTCTCCGCGGCCACCAAAGCTACGACCGGCACGCCGAAAGCCCCCGGCTCGTCCGAGTCGGTCACGGTCTCCGGCCTGAGCGCGAGTACCAAATACTACTTCGCCCTGGTGATCAAAGATGAGGTTCCGAATACCTCACCTCTCTCCAATGTTGCCTCAGCGACCACCTTGGCCGGCGGCGGTGGCGGCGGGACGCCATCCACGGGTTGGAACAGCCCCATCGTCGATGATTTCAACCGGACTTCGCTCGGTTCCGACTGGTCCGCTCCCAAATTTGCCACTGAGAACAACGAATTGACCATCTCGTCGGCCAACGGCTACGGTCTGGCCGCTTTCGCCCGTTCCGGCGCAAACAAATCGGCCGGCGCCGATTCAATCAAGCTTTCGATGACCATGGGCGCCTCGGCCATCTATTACCAAACCAGCGGATATATACCAGTCGGTTTTGCCCTGATGCTGGATTCGCCCGCATCCACGGCCAATGGTTACTGGCTACGCCGCTCCGCAAACAAGCTCTCCCTCTACCAAATCACCGGCGGCGGTACGACGTTCAGCAGCCTCGTGAGTGAGACCAATGTGACCAAGACCGCTCCTGCTGCCGGGCAGAAAGTTACCGCCATCGTCAAGGTCAGCGGCACCTCCCTGACGGTTTCTCACTATATCGACGATGTGTTTGATGCGACACTGAATCTGACGTTGCCTTCGGCGCCCGGCGATACCTGGTACGTCGGCGTGGTGATGTACGAGGATGGTGTCAGCAATTTTAATATAGATAATTATTCGGTCTATCTTCCCAATCTCGGTTCAGCCAGTGCCAGCCGCATAGCCTACATCAGCGGCAGCAACCAGTCCGCGCCCATCAACCAGTACGTAGCCGATTCCCTCAAGGTCAAGGTGACCGACGATGCCGGCAATCCGGTGAGCAATGTCGTTGTGGATTTCCAGGTGACCCAGGGCAAGGGCACCGTCGAAACCGGCACCTTTGACGGCAAAATCTGGAAAGAGGTGGAATCCGGTTCGCTCGGCATCTCCATTGCCAAGGACACCACCTCGGCGACCGCCTCCGGTGGCCATTATATCAAAACCTCGTTCACTTCCGGGTATCGCTACAAAGAAGCGGTCTCTATTCCGGTCTATGTCCCTGAAGAGCGCTCCTACTATTTCTATCTGCGGTATAGAACCACCTCCACCAGCCGGAATAATGTGATCGTCCGCTACGGAACCGCCAAAACCGACACCCTCTACTGCGAAGTGACGGATGTCTCGGGCGCCTGGGCCTGGTACAAGTTTCCCAGCAGCTTCAAATTGACCAAGGGTTTGCAGAATATCCGCCTGGTTATTTATGAACCCGGCTGGGACTGGGACAAGATCGCTCTAATTGCCAGCGGCGTGACTGGCCCCTCCGGCTCCACCATGGGCGAGACCGGCCCGAACCTCTCCAACGTCTCCAACAGTGCCGGCTACGCTGCGGCGCGTCTGAAATTCGGCACCGACGCCGATACCAATGTGGTGGTCTCCGCCCTGGGCTACAAGGCGGACGGCACCACCCTGTTGACCGGTGCCCCGGTGACCTTCACCCTCGACCCGACGCCGGGGCCGGCTGTCGCGATGATCAAGGATCCCGAGCTCACTGATCCGATTCTCGGCACCCGCGATGAGACTGCCGGCGCCACCCTGATCGCTGACATTATTGACTCCTATGGCAACGGCGTCCCCGGTACCACGGTGAACTGGAGCCTGCTCTCGGGCGTCGGCGGCTCGCTCTCCAGCGCGACCTCAACCTCGGATGAGAAGGGCCAGGCTAAGGTCACCATGACCCTCGGACTGGTCGACACCCTCTTCAAGGTCCAGGCCGCGGCCACCGGCGGCGGCGGCACCGCCCTGACCAACTCGCCGCTGACCTTCACCATCAAGACCGGCAAGCCGCCCGCTTCCATGACCAAGATCTCAGGCGACCAACAGACCGGCATGGTCGGCGTCATGCTGCCCACCCAGCTCAAGGTAAAGGTGCTGGGCACGTCCGGCGGCAATTACCCCAACTACCCGGTGACCTTTACCGTCAAGAGCGGTGACGGCAAGGTGAGCTCGGTCGCAGCTCCGGCGCCGGTGAGCAGCCTCAAGGTGCTCACCGACACCAACGGCGAGGCCGCAGTCTACCTGACCCTCGGCGACAAACCCGGCACCACCACGGTCGAAGCCAAACTGCAGGGCCTGGCCGCGATACCGGTCCAGATCTTCACTGCCACCGGCACCATCGGGCCCCCGAGCATCCTGGCCATCGCCTCCGGCAATAATCAGAACGGCTCGATCGGTTTGCCCCTTGCCGATTCACTGGTTGTCAAGGTGACCGACTACAAGAACAACGGCATCGCCGGTCATCAGGTCAGTTTTTCGATCATTGATGGCACCGGCGCGTATCTCGAGACCGCCGGCACCCGCACCCTGACCCGCTACACCAATGGCTCCGGGCGCGCAGCGGTTTCCCTGATAATGGGCAGTGCGGTCGGCGAAGTTCACACCGTCCGCGCCACCGCCACCGGCCTGAATCCGGAGTATGTCACCTTCTCCGAGACCGCCACCAATCCGGTGGCTTCCCGGATCGAATATTTCTCCGGAAATGCACAGGATACCACAGTCACCGCCAGACTCTCCAAGCCCTTCGTCGTCAAGGTGTACGGCCCCTTCGATGCCGTCATCGCCGGCCATACGGTCCGCTTCAAGGTGGTCAAGGGCGGCGGCAATTTCGACGGCCTCAGCGAGAAGGCGGTGGTCACCGATGTCAGCGGCATGGCTGCGGCGACACTGACCCTTGGTAAAACCGCCGGCGACAGCGCCAACGTCATCGAGGTCTCCTCCTATCGCGCCGACCAGCCCGCAATGCACCTCATCAATTCGCCGCTGCGCCTCTGGGCCAGCGGCCGCGCGGGCACCGCCGCCAAACTGGTCAAGCTCGCAACGACGGACAATCAGAGCGGCCCCAATGGCCAGGAACTGACTCAGCCCATCAAGGCGCAGGTAACGGACGTCTATGGCAACGCCATATTCAACCACTCCGTCACCTTCCAGGTGGTCGGCTCGGGCGGCACCTTTGTCGATATCGACGGCGAGAGCACTGTCAAGACCATCTCCACCGGAACCGACGGCTATGCGAGTGCACGCTGGAAGATGCCGACCGGCTATCTTGGCTCTGTGCAGGTGCGCGTCGACGCTCTGCGCAATGACGGCGCGGCCTTGACCGATAGCCCGGCCTTTTTCAACGCCACTTCGGTCACCGGCGACGCCTACCAGATGGTCAAGTGGTCCACGCCCGACACCCTCAAGGGCATAGTAGGCAATGCCATCACCCAGAATGTCAAGGTGCGGATCACCGACAAGAACGGCCAGTCCAAGACCGGCTACATGGTCACCTTCACCGTGACCCAGGGAGCCGGCAAGGTCAATGGCGCGAGCTATGTGACCGTGCCGACCTCCGCCGACTCGGGCATCGCCCAGATCACCTGGACCCTCGGCACCACCTCCGGCACGGCCAACAACGTGCTCGAGGTCCGTTCCGGCGTGGTCCTCAATCCGCTGCTGGTCTTCAAGGCCACCGCCCTGCCTGATGTAGCCTATCAGCTGGTGCCCGATGCCGCGACGGCCAATCAGATCGGCAAGGTCGGACAACCCCTGGCCAAGGCGGTCCGCGTGCAGGTCAAGGACAAATACGGTAACGGCGTGCCCAATACCCCGGTCCTCTTCCATGTCAGCGGTGTCGACAGCCTGCGTGGCAGCATCAACGGCCTGGCCGAAACAACGGTCAACACCGATCTGGATGGCTATGCCAGCGTTTACTGGACGCTCGGCAAGCGCCCGGGCAGCAAGAACAACGCCATGGAGGTGAGCGCCCGCTATAACAGCACCAATCTGGTCAACTCACCCTATCTCTTTTATGCCAGCGCCATCGTCGGCGACCCGAAACTTTTGCTCATGGCAAGCGATACGACGCTCTTCCTCGGCATCACGGAAAACAAGCTGGGTGAGCTGCTCAAGGCAAGAGTGACGGACGAATTCAAGAACCCCATTGCCAATCATTCGGTTACCTTTACCGTGACCTCCAATGTCACCGCCGGCGGCGGCACCCTGGATGGCACCGTCAATACGACGGCGACCAAGACTACGGACAGCAACGGTCTGGTCTCCGTCCAGTTCTATCTGGGCAAAATCGCCGGCAACAAGAACAACCGCATCGAGGCGACCGCGGAGTACAACGGCGCCAAGCTCACCGGTTCGCCGCTGCTCTTTTTGATCTCCGGCACGCCCAGCAATGCGGATAACCTGGTTCTGTCGGCAGGCAACGCCCAGAGCGGCACCGTGGGCAAGTTCCTCGGCAGCGAGTTGGCGGTGATGGCGCGTGACAAATATAACAACCCGGTCAAGGGCCATCCCATCGAGTTCCGGATCATCGTCGGCGCCTCCGATTATGCCGCGCTCGGCACCGATACCGTGCTGACCAAGGTCATCAACACCGACGCAGACGGCATTGCCCGCGTCAAGTGGCGGCTCGGACGCACCGCCGGCCTGGACCGCAACGTGGTCGAGGCTACTTCAACCAACGGCACGGCGGCTCTGAAAAACTCGCCGATCCGCTTCACCGCTGTCGCCATGCCGGACATCACCGACGGCAAGCGCTCCAAGATTCTCGCCGTGGATGCCGCGGTTCCGGCGGACGGCACCACCAAGGCTTCCATCAAGGTCTCCTTGCGCGATAAATATGATAATGCCGTGACCGGAAAATATGTCACCTTGCTCCCGAATGACGCGACCACCTACATCACCCAGCCGCTGACCACGTCCGATGTCAACGGCGATGCGGTCGGATTCGCCACTTCGACCAGGGCGGGACGGAAGTGGATCAAGGCGCGCGACGTCAACAACAACATCAGCATCGCCGACAGCGTCATGATCACCTTCAATCCCCTCGGCGCCTACGAGATCGCGCGCGCGACCAGCAATGACGGCGATGCCCAGACCCGTAACGTCGCCACGGCCTTGCCTCTGCCGCTGCGTGTGGTCGTGCGTGACCGCAACGGTAACACCATCGCCAATCATCCGGTGACCTTTATGCCCACGCAGGGCGGCGGCACGATGATCGATCCGCAGGTCATCTATACCGACAGCACGGGCGTGGCCCAGGCGCGCTACAAACTCGGCAAGTCGGCGGGCGTCAATTTCGTCGAAGCCCGCGCGATCAAGAACGACGGCAGCGGCGCTGTCCTGAGCAACTCGCCCGTACGCTTTACCGAGATCGCCGTCGCCAACCCCCCGGCGAAACTGACGATCCTAGGCGGTGACAATCAGACGGCGCAGCCCGGCAAGGCCCTGCCGCAGCTCTTCAAGGTGCAGCTGAATGACATCAACGACTGGCCTGTAGCCGATGTTCAGGTCAAGTTCACCGTCCTGGTCAACAACGGCGCCATCACCAGTACCAATCCGGCGACCACCGACATGTACGGCCAGGCCACCGCCCAAGCCGTCGCCGGCAGTGGGAAGGGCAACACGCTCTATAGCGCCAGCCTGCCCTCCTATGCGGCCATCAGCGCGGTCACTTTTACGGCGACGACCACTTCTGGACCGGCCAGCAAGATTGTCTACCTCCTCGGCGGCGATCAGACTGGCACTGTCGGCCGCACCCTTTATACGCCTCTGGTGGTGCGCGTCGAGGATGAGTACGGCAACGCCGTTCCGGATTGGCCGGTCATGTTCAACGTGGTCGACGACGGCACGGTCTCCGGCAAGGGCACCCTCGACGGCGGCGTGACCGGCCTGACCGCCACCTCCAACGCCCAGGGCACCGCGATTGCCAACTACACCCTCGGCACACGGGCCGGCCTCAACAAGGTGCGCGCCTCGGCGGTCAATCTCAATCCCGCCTTCATCGAGTTCTTACTCAATGGCGAAGCCGATTATGCCTACACCATGGAGAAGATCGAGAATCCCAATCTCCGCGGCCAGGTTGGCAAGGTCATGCCCGATCCGATCCAGGTGCTGATCAAGGACCGCTACGGCAACCCGGCTCGAGGCGGTACTGTCCAGTTCGTCGTAGTGCCCGGCAGTGGCAGCATCGAGGGACCGAGCGTGGTGACCTCCGGCGCCGACGGCATCGCCAGCGCCCGCTGGAAGCTCGGCAAGCAGGGCCCCAACGAGGCGCTGGCGACGGCCAGCCTGCCCAGCGGTTCGCCGACGGTACGCTTCACCGCCCAGGGCGACAACCAGAACTATCCGGTCTTCGCGGCGCTGGGTTCCTACACCATCAACGAGGGTGAACACCTCCGCTTCTCGGTCAACGCCACCGATGCCGACGGCGACCAGATCTACTACAGCGCCGCCAATTTGCCCGACGGCGCCACCTTTGAACCGGACGGCAGCACTATTTACTGGTTCGACTGGACGCCGACCTTTGACCAGGGCGGCAAGACCTACGTGCCGGTCTTTACGGTGCAGGACAACCAGGGCGGCAAAGCCATCGATTCGGTGCGGATCACCGTGACCAACGAGAACCGGGCGCCGCGCCTCGTCGCCTCCGAACCCGCGACGGAGAGCATTACGGTCAAGTGGCCCAACTCGGTGACCTTCTCGGTTCAGGTCGAGGACCCGGACAACGACGCCCTCTACTACACCTGGAAAGTCGGTTCACAGGCGGTCTCGAGCTCCTCATCCTTCACCCTCAATTCCCAGTACTATCCCCAGGGCTTTTATCTGGTGACAGTGGAGATCTCCGATGCCGCACACACCCTGACGAAGTATTGGTCGGTCAATCTGCAGGTCAGCGTCGAAATGAAGAGTTTCACCTGTACCAGCGTCGAGTACGAGGGCGTCAGCCTCGAATGGCAGACGGCCGCCGAGAGCGACAACCTCGGATTCAACGTGCTGCGCTGTCGTACCGAGAAGGGGACGTATGAAAAGATCAACAGCGCCCTGATTCCCCCGGCGACGGACGGCAAGTATACCTGGATCGACCAGAGCGCCCAGGCCGGCGAGCGCTGGTATTACAAGCTCGAGGACATCAGCCGCAGCGGCGTGACCACCCAGCACGGTCCGGTCGTGGCGGAGATGCCGGTACCGAGCAAGTTCGAGCTCGCGCAGAACTATCCCAATCCCTTCAATCCGGTGACGACCATCCGCTACCAGCTGCCGGCGGAGGGACGGGTGCTGCTGCAGATCTACAATACCAACGGCCAGCTCATCCGTACCCTGGTCGATGGTGAGGTTCCGGCCGGATACCACCAGATCGTCTGGAACGGCCGCAACGACGCCGGCGCACCGGTGGTGACGGGACTCTATTACTACCGCATCGTCGCCAACGGCATGAGCGTGACCAAAAAGATGGCCTTGCTCAAGTAG